One genomic window of Pungitius pungitius chromosome 11, fPunPun2.1, whole genome shotgun sequence includes the following:
- the mms22l gene encoding protein MMS22-like has translation MEDDFSQSLTPPVSPFASDSLCELTPARPPCFCCSVTKEEPAAALSTDGYAARGSLKRLLLRLDPAPADYETDTVEIFGFPWVTEMALVESTKPLFGLFRQKVYRLESLVQSSSHDFGQAGNLHYEAEDLRQQCVSFLQYVKVFLHRYLEPSSSLDAGLSHPYEELEAQFPSALLEELFGITLLIGRLKDLPANVQSAFTIPNPGKIFPPSWHLLHLHLDTHWSVLEILHLLGHKMQGQVVYAHQFVNLTGENLTDTSLFEEHLCSLLCDLTGLAMGKYSKVRPTEALSSHHHLCSCTKELWVLLMHLLEHRHKVLHTQSFWSYMNSLLRPLVFGKPAAEQFDGLPTHCKDPLGFTWWLVTHVAMLGQYSRNGALQYEKPVGDNWTFVEELLKVTCNPKGGLAEEQVRMHVHCCLSLCLLWEPSTSAVSILWDYYSKNLGASFLVPWLGVSGVGTLCKTPMALSEQARSCCSPAPLGSPGHTQLYRSASSFHLFLRVLALCLGQDRAGGVPQRQIKGRIYSKFSSKKMQELQEAGLMNFLLLFLVVARQVELEDVAGRACELLGFLPSNCPPGHRTLVWRGQLSLLLLFQERGLDVGAQATWLASSFKETAKEFYNKTTEVSRRLALWGPLGSYLEGVAEVFETSTSLDLSEEKLLNEGFDWLLRACRLSELNSALQVLQVVLAQLRRVHQRGVQSAPHSAWAPGNGGVVKERHLAVAAALWAHFFPFLRSLRLSQTPPAQLADAAAGFTLLAFDLPNSAPQDLQPHPVQSIMQCFGWDDMVQPVLVTRYLPHLLQNSELMSSLSRDSAAGATRSPQSLSVRAWIRCVLQQHLQKNPDGSDSRAGRDVEVQLCELTRLVLRLPEVDGLLQRASLQPTASRLEPTAALEVFVKAVGGVYGGLQVLSERSAMVTRALDYIGDILKHIKPSLISRNQEGLQLVYWAVGCIVKHWSPLLATSKAQQLLFRIVDGLLLPHNLTQQDKALRESLPLFLQGLSVACSVSQAQGAHLKQQLRSVTRRYLDHFLPASPSVGVIANHPVLLSACEASPTPRGAALRRTILEVLCESFLRFKGHAPPPRLAAVLLFLLELLRRNGDSDPALLTLPLPSLLRCVMLVNEPQVRKTSTDALQLVVERCAAVSTARPCDQTIDVLRSFVEENEGVYDRQVYGVLETVSLLDPAPVRALLPDLSLSLRNTERKRGLGRNIALRSAYGKLLSLLGESGQVEMASLEAD, from the exons ATGGAAGACGACTTCAGCCAATCCCTCACCCCACCAGTGTCTCCATTCGCATCAGACAGCCTGTGTGAGCTGACTCCAGCCCGACCGCCCTGTTTCTGCTGCTCTGTGACTAAGGAGGAACCCGCTGCAGCTCTCTCCACTGATGGCTACGCTGCAAGAGGCTCCCTGAAACG GCTGCTGTTGCGTCTTGACCCGGCCCCAGCAGATTATGAGACGGACACGGTGGAAATCTTTGGCTTCCCCTGGGTCACAGAGATGGCATTGGTGGAATCTACAAAGCCTCTCTTTGGTCTGTTCAG ACAAAAGGTCTACAGGCTGGAGTCCTTGGTGCAGTCCAGCTCGCATGACTTCG GTCAAGCAGGCAACCTCCACTATGAAGCAGAGGATCTCAGACAACAGTGCGTTTCTTTTCTTCAGTATGTCAAAGTCTTCCTGCACAG ATACCTGGAACCCTCGAGCTCCCTGGATGCAGGTCTGTCCCACCCATATGAAGAGCTGGAGGCTCagttcccctctgctcttctggaGGAGCTGTTTGGCATCACCCTCCTCATAGGACGACTCAAAGACTTGCCAGCCAACGTCCAAAGTGCCTTCACGATACCAAACCcgggaaag ATTTTCCCTCCCTCTTGGCATTTGTTGCATCTTCATCTTGACACCCACTGGTCAGTCTTGGAGATCCTTCACTTACTGGGTCACAAGATGCAAG GCCAGGTGGTGTACGCCCACCAGTTTGTGAACCTGACGGGAGAGAACCTGACCGACACCAGTCTGTTTGAAGAGCACCTGTGCAGCCTGCTGTGTGACCTAACTGGTCTGGCCATGGGCAAATACAGCAAG GTGAGGCCTACAGAAGCCCTGAGCAGCCATCACCACCTTTGCTCCTGCACCAAAGAGCTGTGGGTCCTGCTCATGCACCTTCTGGAACACAGGCACAAAGTGTTGCACACACAG tcTTTCTGGAGCTACATGAACTCTTTGTTGAGGCCGCTGGTTTTCGGGAAGCCAGCAGCAGAGCAGTTCGATGGCCTCCCGACGCATTGTAAGGACCCTCTGGGATTCACATGGTGGCTGGTCACTCACGTCGCGATGTTAGGCCAGTACAGTCGGAACGGCGCTCTCCAGTACGAG AAACCTGTGGGGGATAATTGGACTTTTGTGGAGGAGTTGCTCAAGGTCACTTGTAACCCCAAG GGAGGTCTGGCAGAGGAGCAGGTCAGGATGCACGTCCACTGCTGCCTCAGTCTCTGTCTGCTGTGGGAGCCGAGCACCAGCGCCGTCTCCATCCTTTGGGACTACTACAGCAAGAATCTG GGTGCTTCATTCCTCGTACCCTGGCTCGGCGTGTCTGGCGTGGGCACTTTGTGCAAGACGCCGATGGCTCTGTCGGAGCAGGCCCGCAGCTGCTGCTCCCCGGCTCCCCTCGGCTCCCCGGGACACACCCAGCTGTACCGCTCGGCCAGCTccttccacctcttcctccgaGTGCTGGCCCTGTGCCTCGGCCAGGACCGAGCTGGCGGGGTCCCGCAGAGACAGATCAAAGGGAG GATTTATTCCAAGTTCTCCTCTAAGAAgatgcaggagctgcaggaggccggCCTCATGaacttcctgctgctgtttctggtGGTGGCCAggcaggtggagctggaggatgtGGCGGGCAGAGCCTGTGAGCTCCTGGGTTTCCTTCCCTCTAACTGCCCCCCCGGGCACCGCACCCTAGTCTGGAGGGGACAGCTAtccctgctgttgttgttccag GAGAGGGGTCTGGATGTTGGTGCGCAGGCCACCTGGCTGGCCTCGTCCTTTAAAGAGACGGCCAAAGAGTTCTACAATAAGACCACAGAGGTTTCTCGCAGACTGGCCCTCTGGGGGCCCCTCGGGTCGTACTTGGAGGGCGTGGCCGAGGTCTTCGAGACGAGCACCAGCCTCGACCTGTCCGAGGAGAAGCTGCTCAACGAGGGCTTCGATTGGCTGCTGCGCGCCTGCCGCCTCTCGGAGCTGAATTCGGCCCTGCAAGTCCTGCAAGTCGTCCTGGCCCAGCTCAG ACGGGTCCATCAGCGCGGTGTCCAGTCGGCGCCCCACTCGGCCTGGGCTCCTGGTAACGGCGGTGTGGTGAAAGAGCGCCACCTAGCTGTAGCTGCCGCGCTCTGGGCGCACTTTTTCCCCTTCCTGCGCAGCCTACGCCTGTCCCAGACCCCTCCGGCACAGCTGGCAGACGCCGCTGCAG GCTTCACCCTGCTGGCTTTTGATCTGCCCAACTCCGCCCCCCAGGACCTGCAGCCCCACCCGGTGCAGTCCATCATGCAATGCTTCGGCTGGGACGACATGGTTCAACCGGTTCTGGTAACTCGCTACCTCCCCCATCTGCTCCAGAACAG CGAGCTGATGTCCTCGCTGAGCCGTGATTCTGCCGCTGGCGCGACGCGCTCGCCACAGAGCCTGTCGGTGAGGGCCTGGATCCGCTGTGTTCTACAGCAGCACCTCCAAAAGAACCCGGACGGCTCCGACAGCAGAGCGG GCCGCGACGTGGAGGTTCAGCTGTGTGAGCTGACCCGGCTCGTGCTCAGACTGCCCGAGGTGGACGGTCTTCTGCAGAGGGCGAGCCTCCAGCCCACAGCCTCGAGGCTCGAGCCCACTGCAGCCCTGGAGGTGTTTGTCAAG GCCGTCGGCGGCGTGTACGGCGGACTGCAGGTTTTGTCCGAGCGCTCGGCCATGGTGACCAGAGCCTTGGACTACATCGGCGACATCCTGAAACACATCAAACCGTCTCTCATCAGCAGGAACCAGGAGGGACTGCAGCTGGTCTACTGGGCCGTCG GGTGCATAGTGAAGCACTGgagccccctgctggccacctCTAAAGCCCAGCAGCTGCTGTTCCGTATCGTGGACGGGCTGCTGCTTCCACACAACCTCACACAGCAGGACAAAGCACTCCGGGAAAGCCTGCCGCTTTTTTTACAG GGTCTGTCAGTAGCCTGCAGCGTGTCTCAGGCGCAGGGCGCCCACCTGAAGCAGCAGCTCCGCTCCGTCACCCGCAGGTATCTGGACCATTTCCTCCCCGCCTCGCCCTCCGTGGGCGTCATTGCCAACCACCCGGTGCTCCTGAGCGCCTGTGAGGCCAGCCCGACCCCCCGGGGGGCAGCGCTCAGGAGGACCATCCTGGAGGTGCTCTG CGAGAGCTTCTTGCGGTTTAAAGGTCATGCCCCTCCGCCTCGGCTAGCGGCGGTCCTCTTGTTCCTACTGGAGCTCTTGAGACGGAACGGTGACTCAGACCCCGCCCTCCTCACGctgcccctcccctctctgctgcGCTGCGTGATGCTGGTCAACGAGCCGCAGG tgAGGAAGACGAGCACAGATGCCTTACAGCTTGTGGTGGAGCGGTGTGCTGCCGTATCTACAGCCAGGCCGTGTGACCAGACCATCGACGTTTTGCG GTCCTTTGTGGAGGAGAACGAGGGCGTGTACGACCGGCAGGTGTACGGCGTCCTGGAGACCGTGTCCCTTTTGGACCCCGCCCCGGTTCGAGCTCTCCTCCCCGACCTGTCTCTCAGTCTGAGGAACACGGAGCGCAAGAGAGGACTGGGCCGGAACATCGCCTTGAG GAGTGCCTACGGGAAGTTGCTGAGCCTCCTCGGAGAGAGTGGGCAGGTGGAAATGGCCAGCCTGGAAGCCGACTga